CTGCCCATCATCTCCACGGAGCTCGGCACCTACGAGACCGCGAAGCGCATCACGCAGACGCGCGGCCGGCTCTCGCCCGAGTCGTCCCGGAAGATGGACACGGCGCTCGCCGCGTTCGAGCAGCACGTCGACACGTCGCGGCTGCTGGAGCTGCTCGACGTCAGCCGCTCCGAGGTCGTCACGCCGCTCATGTTCGAGTACGGCCTCATCGAGCGGGCCAGGAAGGCCGGCAAGCGCATCGTGCTGCCCGAGGGCACCGACGACCGCGTGCTGCGGGCGGCCGGCACGATCCTCAGCCGCGGCATCGCCGACGTCACGATCCTCGGCGAGGAGATCGAGGTGCGCTCCCGTGCCATCGGCCTCGGCATCGACATCGGCCGCGCGACGGTGCTGAGCCCCTTCGACGCGGTGCTCCGCGAGCGGTTCGCCGAGGAGTACGTGCGGCTGCGGGCCCACAAGGGCATGGTGCTCGACATCGCGCGCGAGACCGTCACCGACGTCTCCTACTTCGGCACGATGATGGTGCAGCTCGGCCTCGCCGACGGCATGGTGTCGGGCGCCGCGCACACGACGGCGCACACCATCCGGCCGGGCTTCGAGATCATCAAGACCACGGCCGGCGTCTCCGTCGTCTCGTCCGTGTTCCTCATGGCCCTCGCCGACCGCGTGCTCGTCTACGGCGACTGCGCCGTGAACCCCGATCCCACGGCCGACCAGCTCGCCGACATCGCCATCTCGTCCGCCGCGACGGCTGCCCAGTTCGGCATCGAGCCGCGCATCGCGATGCTGTCGTACTCGACGGGGGAGTCGGGCGCGGGCGCCGACGTCGAGAAGGTGCGCCAGGCGACCGCCCGCGTGCGGGAGCTGCGGCCGGACCTCGCGGTCGAGGGCCCCATCCAGTACGACGCAGCGGCCGACGCGGCCGTCGCGGCCACGAAGATGCCGGGATCCGCGGTCGCCGGGCGCGCGACGGTGTTCATCTTCCCCGACCTCAACACCGGCAACAACACGTACAAGGCCGTGCAGCGCTCGGCCGGCGCGGTCGCCATCGGACCCGTGCTGCAGGGGCTCCGCAAGCCCATCAACGACCTGTCCCGCGGCGCGCTCGTGCAGGACATCGTGAACACCGTCGCCATCACCGCCATCCAGGCCGAGGGGATCGAGGCGGGCTGAGCCCGTCGCGTCCGTCCTCGTCCGTCCGCTCG
This is a stretch of genomic DNA from Clavibacter zhangzhiyongii. It encodes these proteins:
- the pta gene encoding phosphate acetyltransferase, yielding MARSIYITSAEGHSGKSTVALGVLDTLTHQIQRVGVFRPIARSIVERDYVLEALLSHDGVDLDYDECVGVTYDDVHADPEAALSRIVERYKAVEAKCDAVVIVGSDYTDVGSPTELSFNARIAANLGAPVLLVLTGRRTDESGGRSPDEMRQIADLAIPELVTAHAGLLGVVVNRADPDALEAITAAIPAAVPASLQARSTHVPVWAIPEDAFLVAPTVAELLAAVDGELVKGDPALLSREALGVVVSAMSMENVLARLTEGAIVVIPGDRSEVLLGVLTAHASETFPTVAGIVLNGGFALSPTIETLVSGLDQTLPIISTELGTYETAKRITQTRGRLSPESSRKMDTALAAFEQHVDTSRLLELLDVSRSEVVTPLMFEYGLIERARKAGKRIVLPEGTDDRVLRAAGTILSRGIADVTILGEEIEVRSRAIGLGIDIGRATVLSPFDAVLRERFAEEYVRLRAHKGMVLDIARETVTDVSYFGTMMVQLGLADGMVSGAAHTTAHTIRPGFEIIKTTAGVSVVSSVFLMALADRVLVYGDCAVNPDPTADQLADIAISSAATAAQFGIEPRIAMLSYSTGESGAGADVEKVRQATARVRELRPDLAVEGPIQYDAAADAAVAATKMPGSAVAGRATVFIFPDLNTGNNTYKAVQRSAGAVAIGPVLQGLRKPINDLSRGALVQDIVNTVAITAIQAEGIEAG